Proteins encoded together in one Balearica regulorum gibbericeps isolate bBalReg1 chromosome 3, bBalReg1.pri, whole genome shotgun sequence window:
- the CAPN11 gene encoding calpain-11 isoform X1: MMPFGGMAARLQRDRLRAEGVGQHNNAIKYLNQDYEALKQECIESGTLFRDPQFPAGPSALGFKELGPHSSKTRGVEWKRPSELVDDPQFIVGGATRTDICQGALGDCWLLAAIGSLTLNEELLHRVVPHGQSFQEDYAGIFHFQIWQFGEWVDVVVDDQLPTKDGELLFVHSAECTEFWSALLEKAYAKLNGCYEALSGGSTTEGFEDFTGGVAEMYDLKRPPRNMGHIIRKALERGSLLGCSIDITSAFDMEAVTFKKLVKGHAYSVTAFRDVNYRGQQEQLIRIRNPWGQVEWTGAWSDGSSEWNNIDPGDREELQLKMEDGEFWMSFRDFMREFSRLEICNLTPDALTKDELSRWHTQVFEGTWRRGSTAGGCRNHPATFWINPQFKIKLLEEDDDPGDDEVACSFLVALMQKHRRRERRVGGDMHTIGFAVYEVPEEAQGSQNVHLKKDFFLRNQSRARSETFINLREVSNQIRLPPGEYIVVPSTFEPHKEADFVLRVFTEKQSDTAELDEEISADLADEEEITEDDIEDGFKNMFQQLAGEDMEISVFELRTILNRVIARHKDLKTDGFSLDSCRNMVNLMDKDGSARLGLVEFQILWNKIRSWLTIFRQHDLDKSGTMSSYEMRMALESAGFKLNNKLHQVVVARYADADMGVDFDNFVCCLVKLEAMFRFFHSMDPEGTGTAVMNLSEWLLLTMCG, translated from the exons ATGATGCCCTTTGGTGGGATGGCTGCCCGTCTGCAGAGGGACCGCCTGAGAGCCGAGGGGGTTGGCCAGCACAACAACGCCATCAAGTACCTCAACCAGGACTATGAGGCCCTCAAACAGGAGTGCATTGAGAGCGGCACCCTCTTTAGGGACCCCCAGTTCCCAGCCGGCCCCTCTGCCCTTGGATTCAAGGAGCTGGGGCCACACTCCAGCAAGACGCGGGGGGTGGAGTGGAAGCGTCCGTCG GAATTAGTGGATGACCCTCAGTTTATTGTTGGTGGTGCAACCCGGACAGACATCTGCCAGGGGGCTCTGG gtgactgctggctgctggctgccatCGGCTCCCTCACGCTCAACGAGGAGCTCTTGCACCGCGTGGTGCCCCATGGGCAGAGCTTCCAGGAGGACTATGCCGGCATCTTCCACTTCCAG ATCTGGCAGTTTGGTGAATGGGTGGACGTGGTGGTGGACGACCAGCTGCCCACCAAGGATGGGGAGCTTCTGTTCGTGCACTCTGCAGAGTGCACCGAGTTCTGGAGTGCTCTGCTGGAGAAGGCCTATGCCAA GCTGAACGGCTGCTACGAGGCGCTCTCAGGGGGCAGCACCACCGAGGGCTTCGAGGACTTCACTGGCGGTGTGGCAGAGATGTATGACCTCAAGCGGCCACCGCGCAACATGGGCCACATCATCCGCAAGGCGCTGGAGAGGGGATCCCTGCTGGGCTGCTCCATTGAC ATCACAAGTGCCTTTGATATGGAAGCAGTGACCTTCAAGAAGCTAGTGAAGGGCCACGCCTATTCTGTCACAGCCTTCAGAGAC GTGAACTACCGGGGTCAGCAGGAACAGCTCATCCGCATCAGGAACCCCTGGGGTCAGGTGGAGTGGACCGGAGCCTGGAGCGATGG CTCTTCTGAGTGGAACAACATTGACCCTGGCGACAGGGAAGAGCTGCAGCTAAAGATGGAGGATGGAGAGTTCTG GATGTCTTTCCGGGACTTCATGAGGGAGTTCTCCAGGTTGGAGATCTGCAACCTGACCCCCGATGCCCTCACCAAGGACGAGCTCAGCAGGTGGCACACGCAGGTGTTCGAGGGCACATGGCGCCGGGGGAGCACTGCCGGGGGCTGCAGGAATCACCCAG CCACGTTCTGGATCAATCCCCAGTTTAAGATCAAGCTGCTGGAAGAGGATGATGACCCTGGGGACGATGAGGTGGCTTGCAGCTTCCTGGTGGCTCTGATGCAGAAGCaccggcggcgggagcggcgggtGGGGGGCGACATGCACACCATCGGCTTCGCTGTCTACGAG GTTCCTGAGGAG GCCCAGGGCAGCCAGAATGTGCACTTGAAGAAGGACTTCTTCCTGCGAAACCAGTCGCGGGCACGGTCTGAGACCTTCATCAACCTGCGGGAGGTGAGCAACCAGATCCGGCTGCCCCCTGGCGAGTACATCGTTGTGCCCTCCACCTTCGAGCCGCACAAGGAGGCTGACTTTGTCTTGCGGGTTTTCACCGAGAAGCAGTCGGACACGGC ggagctggACGAGGAGATCTCGGCAGATTTGGCAGATGAG GAGGAAATAACTGAGGATGACATAGAGGACGGCTTCAAGAACATGTTCCAGCAGCTAGCAGGGGAG gacaTGGAAATCAGCGTCTTTGAGCTCCGGACTATTCTTAACAGAGTCATCGCTAGAC acaAAGATCTGAAGACGGATGGGTTCAGCCTGGACTCCTGCCGCAACATGGTCAACCTGATGGAT aaaGATGGCAGTGCCCGCCTCGGGCTGGTGGAGTTCCAGATCCTGTGGAACAAGATCCGGAGCTGGCTG ACGATCTTCCGCCAGCATGACCTGGATAAGTCGGGCACCATGAGCTCCTACGAGATGCGCATGGCTCTGGAGTCAGCTG gTTTCAAGCTGAACAACAAGCTGCATCAGGTGGTGGTGGCTCGCTATGCAGATGCTGACATGGGTGTGGACTTTGACAACTTTGTCTGCTGCCTCGTGAAGCTGGAGGCCATGTTCA GGTTCTTTCACAGCATGGACCCTGAAGGCACTGGCACTGCTGTCATGAACCTCTCTGAG tgGCTGCTGCTGACGATGTGCGGTTAG
- the CAPN11 gene encoding calpain-11 isoform X2: MMPFGGMAARLQRDRLRAEGVGQHNNAIKYLNQDYEALKQECIESGTLFRDPQFPAGPSALGFKELGPHSSKTRGVEWKRPSELVDDPQFIVGGATRTDICQGALGDCWLLAAIGSLTLNEELLHRVVPHGQSFQEDYAGIFHFQIWQFGEWVDVVVDDQLPTKDGELLFVHSAECTEFWSALLEKAYAKLNGCYEALSGGSTTEGFEDFTGGVAEMYDLKRPPRNMGHIIRKALERGSLLGCSIDITSAFDMEAVTFKKLVKGHAYSVTAFRDVNYRGQQEQLIRIRNPWGQVEWTGAWSDGSSEWNNIDPGDREELQLKMEDGEFWMSFRDFMREFSRLEICNLTPDALTKDELSRWHTQVFEGTWRRGSTAGGCRNHPATFWINPQFKIKLLEEDDDPGDDEVACSFLVALMQKHRRRERRVGGDMHTIGFAVYEAQGSQNVHLKKDFFLRNQSRARSETFINLREVSNQIRLPPGEYIVVPSTFEPHKEADFVLRVFTEKQSDTAELDEEISADLADEEEITEDDIEDGFKNMFQQLAGEDMEISVFELRTILNRVIARHKDLKTDGFSLDSCRNMVNLMDKDGSARLGLVEFQILWNKIRSWLTIFRQHDLDKSGTMSSYEMRMALESAGFKLNNKLHQVVVARYADADMGVDFDNFVCCLVKLEAMFRFFHSMDPEGTGTAVMNLSEWLLLTMCG, translated from the exons ATGATGCCCTTTGGTGGGATGGCTGCCCGTCTGCAGAGGGACCGCCTGAGAGCCGAGGGGGTTGGCCAGCACAACAACGCCATCAAGTACCTCAACCAGGACTATGAGGCCCTCAAACAGGAGTGCATTGAGAGCGGCACCCTCTTTAGGGACCCCCAGTTCCCAGCCGGCCCCTCTGCCCTTGGATTCAAGGAGCTGGGGCCACACTCCAGCAAGACGCGGGGGGTGGAGTGGAAGCGTCCGTCG GAATTAGTGGATGACCCTCAGTTTATTGTTGGTGGTGCAACCCGGACAGACATCTGCCAGGGGGCTCTGG gtgactgctggctgctggctgccatCGGCTCCCTCACGCTCAACGAGGAGCTCTTGCACCGCGTGGTGCCCCATGGGCAGAGCTTCCAGGAGGACTATGCCGGCATCTTCCACTTCCAG ATCTGGCAGTTTGGTGAATGGGTGGACGTGGTGGTGGACGACCAGCTGCCCACCAAGGATGGGGAGCTTCTGTTCGTGCACTCTGCAGAGTGCACCGAGTTCTGGAGTGCTCTGCTGGAGAAGGCCTATGCCAA GCTGAACGGCTGCTACGAGGCGCTCTCAGGGGGCAGCACCACCGAGGGCTTCGAGGACTTCACTGGCGGTGTGGCAGAGATGTATGACCTCAAGCGGCCACCGCGCAACATGGGCCACATCATCCGCAAGGCGCTGGAGAGGGGATCCCTGCTGGGCTGCTCCATTGAC ATCACAAGTGCCTTTGATATGGAAGCAGTGACCTTCAAGAAGCTAGTGAAGGGCCACGCCTATTCTGTCACAGCCTTCAGAGAC GTGAACTACCGGGGTCAGCAGGAACAGCTCATCCGCATCAGGAACCCCTGGGGTCAGGTGGAGTGGACCGGAGCCTGGAGCGATGG CTCTTCTGAGTGGAACAACATTGACCCTGGCGACAGGGAAGAGCTGCAGCTAAAGATGGAGGATGGAGAGTTCTG GATGTCTTTCCGGGACTTCATGAGGGAGTTCTCCAGGTTGGAGATCTGCAACCTGACCCCCGATGCCCTCACCAAGGACGAGCTCAGCAGGTGGCACACGCAGGTGTTCGAGGGCACATGGCGCCGGGGGAGCACTGCCGGGGGCTGCAGGAATCACCCAG CCACGTTCTGGATCAATCCCCAGTTTAAGATCAAGCTGCTGGAAGAGGATGATGACCCTGGGGACGATGAGGTGGCTTGCAGCTTCCTGGTGGCTCTGATGCAGAAGCaccggcggcgggagcggcgggtGGGGGGCGACATGCACACCATCGGCTTCGCTGTCTACGAG GCCCAGGGCAGCCAGAATGTGCACTTGAAGAAGGACTTCTTCCTGCGAAACCAGTCGCGGGCACGGTCTGAGACCTTCATCAACCTGCGGGAGGTGAGCAACCAGATCCGGCTGCCCCCTGGCGAGTACATCGTTGTGCCCTCCACCTTCGAGCCGCACAAGGAGGCTGACTTTGTCTTGCGGGTTTTCACCGAGAAGCAGTCGGACACGGC ggagctggACGAGGAGATCTCGGCAGATTTGGCAGATGAG GAGGAAATAACTGAGGATGACATAGAGGACGGCTTCAAGAACATGTTCCAGCAGCTAGCAGGGGAG gacaTGGAAATCAGCGTCTTTGAGCTCCGGACTATTCTTAACAGAGTCATCGCTAGAC acaAAGATCTGAAGACGGATGGGTTCAGCCTGGACTCCTGCCGCAACATGGTCAACCTGATGGAT aaaGATGGCAGTGCCCGCCTCGGGCTGGTGGAGTTCCAGATCCTGTGGAACAAGATCCGGAGCTGGCTG ACGATCTTCCGCCAGCATGACCTGGATAAGTCGGGCACCATGAGCTCCTACGAGATGCGCATGGCTCTGGAGTCAGCTG gTTTCAAGCTGAACAACAAGCTGCATCAGGTGGTGGTGGCTCGCTATGCAGATGCTGACATGGGTGTGGACTTTGACAACTTTGTCTGCTGCCTCGTGAAGCTGGAGGCCATGTTCA GGTTCTTTCACAGCATGGACCCTGAAGGCACTGGCACTGCTGTCATGAACCTCTCTGAG tgGCTGCTGCTGACGATGTGCGGTTAG